A genomic window from Polaribacter gangjinensis includes:
- a CDS encoding DUF4286 family protein, which yields MYIYNVTINIEDSLHDEWLVWIETHISDVLNTGKFTSAKLTEVLAENESGRTYSVQYSANSRKDLDDYYQFDADKLRSDAIQKFGSKMLAFRTELKLVKEFYPINTSN from the coding sequence ATGTACATATACAACGTAACCATCAATATTGAAGACAGTTTGCATGATGAATGGCTTGTTTGGATAGAAACTCACATTAGTGATGTATTAAATACGGGGAAATTTACTTCCGCAAAACTGACAGAAGTGTTGGCCGAAAACGAATCTGGAAGAACGTATTCTGTGCAATATTCAGCCAATTCGCGCAAAGATTTAGACGATTATTACCAATTTGATGCTGATAAATTACGCTCAGATGCCATTCAAAAATTTGGGAGTAAAATGCTCGCTTTTAGAACTGAATTAAAATTAGTTAAAGAGTTTTATCCCATAAATACAAGCAACTAA
- a CDS encoding tetratricopeptide repeat protein, with protein sequence MKHFFTIILFLINGFVAAQEISENEFFLAESYFREGEYEKATQIYKKLYDQSPFNSTYLFRLITCYQQTESFDIVENLLVNRIKKEPSQTYLHVFLGYNYSKKQQEDEAKVQYEKAIQSIENNNPYTITIARAFSDYNLLDYAILAYEKAMKVNPTANFGFQIAQIYGEKGEYQKMFEAYIDLLDSNERYLNLVQRSASKYITDDAENEANILFRKAVLQKSLNNPKNEWNILLSWLFIQQKEYEKAFVQEKALFNRNPTDVSMIFELGEIAFEDKNYETAENCFQFIVEKTSLTEDKISANLYLVKIAIATKNPETTKLFDKLFNEFGINPATINLQVAYADFLTFQKNNPEKAIEILEKALTFSSSKFEEARIKLKLGDVFVFIGQFNKGLIYFSQIQTQLKNHELGQEAQFKVAQTSYFKGDFEWAKAQLKVLKGATTQLIANDAVDLYLKIIDNEPVDSTPSGLKEFAKAELLAYQNKDEEALQEIEKLFSYKELFVNGLTPGEVMYDDVLFLQAKLFMKKEKYQEAIVSLTKIIDADNQGFLTDDVYYLIAETYNFKLKNPEKAKEYYQKIIFEQPSSIYLVDARNKFRKIRGEVIN encoded by the coding sequence ATGAAACACTTTTTCACCATAATTTTATTTCTGATCAACGGTTTTGTAGCGGCTCAAGAAATTTCTGAAAATGAATTTTTCTTAGCAGAAAGCTATTTTAGAGAAGGAGAATATGAAAAAGCTACTCAGATTTATAAAAAATTATACGATCAAAGTCCTTTCAATAGCACGTATTTATTCAGATTAATTACTTGTTATCAACAAACAGAATCGTTTGATATTGTTGAAAATCTACTTGTAAATCGTATTAAAAAAGAGCCTTCTCAAACGTATTTACATGTTTTTTTAGGATACAATTACAGTAAAAAACAACAAGAAGATGAAGCAAAAGTTCAATATGAAAAAGCGATACAATCCATAGAAAATAACAATCCGTATACGATTACAATAGCGCGTGCTTTTAGCGATTATAATTTGCTTGATTATGCCATTTTAGCGTATGAAAAAGCAATGAAAGTAAATCCAACAGCAAATTTTGGATTTCAAATAGCACAGATTTATGGCGAAAAAGGAGAATATCAAAAAATGTTTGAAGCTTACATTGATTTGCTCGATTCAAATGAACGCTATTTAAATTTGGTTCAACGTTCTGCAAGTAAATACATTACTGATGATGCTGAAAACGAAGCAAATATTTTATTCAGAAAAGCGGTTTTACAAAAATCTTTGAACAATCCAAAAAACGAATGGAATATTCTGCTAAGTTGGTTATTTATTCAGCAAAAAGAATACGAAAAAGCATTTGTTCAAGAAAAAGCGTTGTTTAATAGAAATCCAACAGATGTTTCAATGATTTTTGAATTGGGTGAAATTGCTTTCGAAGACAAAAACTATGAAACAGCTGAAAATTGCTTTCAATTTATCGTCGAAAAAACAAGTTTGACTGAGGATAAAATCAGTGCGAATTTATACCTCGTAAAAATTGCAATAGCCACAAAAAATCCTGAAACGACTAAACTTTTTGATAAACTTTTTAACGAATTTGGCATCAATCCTGCAACCATAAACCTGCAAGTTGCTTATGCCGATTTTTTAACGTTTCAAAAAAACAATCCAGAAAAAGCCATTGAAATTTTAGAAAAAGCGCTGACTTTTTCTTCATCAAAATTTGAAGAAGCGCGAATCAAACTTAAATTAGGCGATGTTTTCGTTTTTATAGGACAATTTAACAAAGGATTGATTTATTTTTCGCAAATTCAAACACAGTTAAAAAATCATGAATTGGGTCAAGAAGCACAATTTAAAGTTGCACAAACCAGTTATTTTAAAGGCGATTTTGAATGGGCAAAAGCACAATTAAAAGTACTAAAAGGCGCTACAACTCAACTCATTGCAAATGATGCTGTAGATTTATATTTAAAAATAATTGACAATGAACCTGTTGATTCTACTCCTTCTGGCTTGAAAGAATTTGCAAAAGCAGAATTGTTAGCGTATCAAAATAAAGATGAGGAAGCTTTACAAGAAATAGAAAAGTTATTTTCATATAAAGAACTATTTGTAAATGGCTTAACTCCTGGCGAAGTTATGTATGATGATGTCTTGTTTTTGCAGGCAAAACTTTTTATGAAAAAAGAAAAGTACCAAGAAGCTATTGTTAGTTTAACCAAAATTATTGACGCTGATAATCAGGGATTTTTAACAGACGATGTATATTATTTGATAGCAGAAACCTATAATTTTAAACTTAAAAATCCTGAAAAAGCAAAAGAATATTATCAAAAAATTATCTTTGAACAACCTTCTAGTATTTATTTGGTTGATGCCAGAAATAAATTCAGAAAAATACGAGGAGAAGTCATTAACTAA
- the serS gene encoding serine--tRNA ligase, with protein sequence MLQVNFIRENKKTVLEGLAKRNFADAENIIEKVLTADENRRATQVLLDNILAEANVISREIGQFFKSGEVQKANILKEKTTLLKEQTKELSEKLTAYADELESLLYLIPNIPHHSVKAGKSADDNEEIFAEGEIPNLGENALPHWELAKKYDIIDFDLGAKITGAGFPVYKGKGAKLQRALISYFLDKNTAAGYQEVQVPHLVNEASGFGTGQLPDKEGQMYHATEDNLYLIPTAEVPITNLFRGDLLQNADLPIKLTGYTPCFRREAGSYGAHVRGLNRLHQFDKVEIVRIEHPSKSYEVLEEMVEHVKNILKELKLPYRILRLCGGDMGFTSALTYDFELFSTAQNRWLEISSVSNFETFQANRLKLRFKNSEGKNELVHTLNGSSLALPRVLAGILENYQTAEGIQIPEVLIPYTGFDSI encoded by the coding sequence ATGTTACAAGTAAACTTTATCAGAGAAAATAAAAAAACGGTTTTAGAAGGATTGGCAAAACGTAATTTTGCTGATGCTGAAAATATCATTGAAAAAGTGCTTACCGCTGACGAAAACAGACGTGCAACTCAAGTACTTTTAGACAATATTTTGGCTGAAGCAAATGTAATTTCAAGAGAAATTGGCCAGTTTTTTAAATCGGGTGAAGTTCAAAAAGCGAACATTTTAAAAGAAAAAACAACTTTATTGAAAGAGCAAACCAAAGAACTTTCAGAAAAGTTAACTGCTTATGCTGATGAATTAGAATCTCTTTTATACTTGATTCCTAACATTCCTCATCATTCTGTAAAAGCAGGAAAATCTGCCGATGATAATGAAGAAATTTTTGCAGAAGGTGAAATTCCTAATTTAGGCGAAAATGCGCTTCCTCACTGGGAATTAGCAAAAAAATACGACATCATTGATTTTGATTTAGGCGCGAAAATCACAGGTGCAGGATTTCCTGTTTACAAAGGAAAAGGCGCCAAATTGCAACGTGCATTGATCAGTTATTTTTTAGATAAAAATACAGCTGCAGGTTATCAAGAAGTGCAAGTGCCTCATTTAGTGAACGAAGCTTCTGGTTTTGGAACAGGTCAATTACCTGATAAAGAAGGACAAATGTATCATGCAACTGAAGATAATTTGTATTTAATTCCAACTGCAGAAGTGCCAATCACGAATTTATTTCGTGGAGATTTACTACAAAATGCTGATTTACCAATAAAACTAACAGGTTACACACCTTGTTTTCGTAGAGAAGCAGGAAGTTATGGCGCTCACGTTCGTGGTTTAAACAGATTGCATCAATTTGATAAAGTAGAAATCGTACGCATTGAACATCCTTCAAAATCGTATGAAGTTTTGGAAGAAATGGTAGAACACGTAAAAAATATTTTAAAAGAATTGAAATTGCCTTACCGAATTTTACGTTTGTGTGGAGGAGATATGGGTTTTACATCGGCTTTAACGTATGATTTTGAATTATTTTCTACTGCGCAAAACAGATGGTTAGAAATTAGTTCTGTTTCAAATTTTGAAACTTTTCAAGCAAATAGATTGAAATTGCGTTTTAAAAACAGTGAAGGAAAAAATGAATTGGTGCACACGTTGAATGGTAGCTCTTTGGCTTTGCCTCGTGTTTTAGCTGGAATTTTAGAGAATTATCAAACAGCTGAAGGAATTCAAATTCCGGAAGTTTTGATTCCTTATACTGGATTTGATAGCATTTAG
- a CDS encoding bifunctional riboflavin kinase/FAD synthetase gives MKTIYNTSNFISDTKTYVTIGTFDGVHFGHQKIIEKLVFEAKKAQKKSVVLTFFPHPRMVLQKDASVKLINTIDERANLLEKTGLDYLIIHPFSVEFSKMTALEFVRDILVNQLNIAKLIIGYDHHFGKNREGNITQLSEYSDVYNFDVEEIPAQDIDEVSVSSTKIRRALESGNLQTANHYLGYPFMLNGTVVNGKKLGGKIGYPTANIAIEEPYKLIPKTGVYVVKSTINENVVFGMMNIGNRPTVDGNYQTIEVHFFDFNEDLYGKKLRIDLLYFLRDEQKFDSISLLVNQLKNDEKNAKNYLKNKL, from the coding sequence TTGAAAACAATATATAACACCTCAAATTTTATTTCTGACACAAAAACCTATGTCACAATAGGCACATTTGATGGCGTACATTTTGGACATCAAAAAATTATTGAAAAGCTAGTTTTTGAAGCAAAAAAGGCACAAAAAAAATCTGTTGTGCTTACTTTTTTCCCTCATCCTAGAATGGTTTTACAAAAAGATGCTTCCGTAAAACTTATAAATACAATTGATGAACGCGCAAATTTACTTGAAAAAACAGGATTGGATTATTTGATTATTCATCCGTTTTCAGTGGAATTTTCAAAAATGACTGCTTTAGAATTTGTAAGAGATATTTTGGTAAATCAGCTAAACATTGCTAAGTTGATTATTGGCTATGATCATCATTTTGGAAAAAATAGAGAAGGAAACATCACTCAACTTTCAGAATACAGTGATGTGTATAATTTTGATGTTGAAGAAATTCCGGCGCAAGATATTGATGAAGTTTCGGTAAGCTCTACAAAAATTAGACGTGCTTTAGAATCTGGAAATTTACAAACCGCAAATCATTATTTAGGATATCCTTTTATGCTGAATGGAACTGTGGTAAATGGAAAAAAATTGGGTGGAAAAATTGGCTATCCAACAGCAAATATAGCTATTGAAGAACCGTATAAATTGATTCCAAAAACAGGTGTTTATGTGGTAAAATCAACCATAAATGAAAATGTGGTTTTTGGAATGATGAATATTGGAAACAGACCTACTGTTGATGGAAATTATCAAACTATTGAAGTGCATTTTTTCGATTTTAACGAGGATTTATATGGGAAAAAGTTACGCATTGATTTGCTCTATTTTTTACGTGATGAACAAAAATTTGATTCGATTTCTTTGTTGGTAAATCAACTAAAAAATGATGAAAAAAACGCTAAAAACTATCTAAAAAACAAACTATAA
- a CDS encoding TonB-dependent receptor, producing the protein MIKKILFIAFIAFGSLSMVAQTTISGTVKDAKTGELLPGANIKVSRKSVGTSTDFDGKFELKVTDNPPFTLEISMIGYKTEEVQITKKNQKVDVSLSENETSLDEIVVSASRTPERIMESPVTVERMDIREIKNTSAPSFYDGLENLKGVDVNTNSLTFKSVNTRGFATFANTRFMQLVDGMDNSSPALNFALGNLLGMSELDVNTVELLPGASSALYGANAFNGIMFMTSKNPFEHQGISVSLKTGITSQDAAGDNAYNDFNIRMAYAFSDKFAAKATLSYLDGTEWFATDYRNTRNGTYTSGDRNSDRNYDGLNVYGDEVSTNIRGVAQTLVGLGILPNGAAALVPSENISRTGYNERDLMTYEAKSVKFGSSLNYRPFGDDRLEIIWDSKFGVGNTIYQGTNRYNIKDFFMEQHKLEFRGKNFFVRGYMTNEDAGNSYDTRFAAININRAWKPDNVWFGQYVGAYVQGTLGGLTSDQAHAIARQTAESGRFEPGTPQFQEAFDRITADPDLVTGSKFQDNTKLYHVDANYNFQDVIDWAEFQIGGSYRLYSLNSNGSIFTDYDGPIDYDEFGIYTQMQKKFLEEDRLKLTASLRYDKAQNFQGNYSPRISLAYAAGEGKNQNFRASFQTGFRNPTTQDQYIGLNAGRAYLVGSAPDNLDRYLTQPLIVSGFGQGILGTPTTRVSGRAAYENAFSAESVANGAPTKADVPLVQPEKVTAYELGYRGLVKAGEQNITVDLSGYYNSYEDFIAGKNVITPFYGTVGDNSLSLAALQNGDFTVFQTYTNSAADINSYGVSIGLNTKIFKDFDFGLNYTYAKFDFDQSTDPDFEAGFNTPEHKVKVQFGNTNLFKNFGFNMNLRWQNAFVWESTFLDATIDGRTVLDAQINYSIPKLKSVIKLGGANLGGQEYFSAPGVGAIGSQYYISWTINN; encoded by the coding sequence ATGATAAAAAAGATTTTATTCATTGCTTTTATAGCTTTTGGTAGTTTGTCTATGGTGGCTCAAACTACGATTTCAGGGACTGTAAAAGACGCTAAAACAGGAGAGCTACTTCCTGGTGCAAACATCAAGGTTTCAAGAAAATCTGTTGGCACAAGTACTGATTTCGATGGAAAATTCGAATTGAAAGTAACTGATAATCCGCCATTTACGTTAGAAATATCCATGATTGGATACAAAACAGAAGAAGTTCAAATAACGAAAAAAAATCAAAAAGTTGATGTTAGTTTATCTGAAAATGAAACTTCTTTAGATGAGATTGTTGTATCTGCATCAAGAACTCCAGAACGTATTATGGAATCTCCAGTAACTGTTGAAAGAATGGACATTAGAGAGATAAAAAATACTTCTGCTCCGTCTTTTTATGATGGTTTAGAGAACTTAAAGGGTGTTGATGTGAACACAAACAGCTTAACTTTTAAGTCTGTAAACACTCGTGGATTTGCCACTTTCGCCAACACTCGTTTTATGCAATTGGTTGATGGAATGGATAACTCTTCACCTGCGTTAAACTTTGCTTTGGGGAATTTATTAGGTATGTCTGAATTGGATGTAAATACTGTTGAGTTACTTCCTGGAGCTTCATCAGCTTTATACGGAGCAAATGCTTTCAACGGAATTATGTTTATGACTAGTAAAAATCCTTTTGAACACCAAGGAATTAGCGTTTCTTTAAAAACAGGAATTACTAGCCAAGATGCAGCAGGAGACAATGCATACAACGATTTTAACATCAGAATGGCGTATGCATTTTCTGATAAATTTGCAGCTAAAGCAACCTTATCATATTTAGATGGTACTGAGTGGTTTGCAACAGATTACAGAAATACTAGAAATGGTACTTATACCTCTGGAGATAGAAATTCTGATAGAAACTATGACGGATTAAACGTTTATGGTGATGAGGTTTCTACGAACATTAGAGGTGTTGCACAAACGTTAGTTGGTTTAGGAATTTTACCAAATGGCGCAGCAGCATTAGTGCCAAGTGAAAACATCAGTAGAACTGGTTACAACGAAAGAGATTTAATGACCTATGAAGCAAAAAGTGTAAAATTTGGAAGTTCGTTAAATTATCGTCCTTTTGGAGATGATCGTCTAGAAATTATTTGGGATTCAAAATTTGGTGTTGGAAACACTATTTATCAAGGTACAAATAGGTACAACATTAAAGATTTCTTCATGGAGCAACACAAGTTAGAATTCAGAGGGAAAAACTTTTTCGTTAGAGGTTATATGACCAATGAAGATGCAGGAAATTCATACGATACTCGTTTTGCGGCAATTAACATCAACAGAGCTTGGAAACCAGACAACGTTTGGTTTGGTCAATATGTAGGAGCTTATGTTCAAGGAACTTTAGGAGGCTTAACTTCAGATCAAGCACACGCAATTGCAAGACAAACTGCTGAATCAGGGAGATTTGAGCCAGGAACACCTCAGTTTCAAGAAGCTTTTGACAGAATTACTGCTGATCCAGATTTAGTTACAGGTTCTAAATTTCAAGACAATACGAAATTATATCACGTAGACGCAAATTACAATTTTCAAGATGTAATTGATTGGGCAGAATTCCAAATTGGAGGTTCTTACAGATTGTATTCTTTGAATTCTAATGGAAGTATTTTTACAGATTACGATGGTCCTATTGATTATGACGAATTTGGTATTTACACTCAAATGCAAAAGAAATTCTTAGAAGAAGATCGTTTAAAATTAACAGCATCTTTACGTTATGATAAAGCGCAAAATTTCCAAGGAAATTATTCACCAAGAATTTCGTTAGCTTATGCAGCTGGAGAAGGAAAAAATCAAAACTTTAGAGCATCTTTTCAAACAGGATTTAGAAACCCAACAACACAAGATCAATACATTGGTTTAAATGCAGGAAGAGCTTATTTAGTAGGATCAGCTCCTGATAACTTAGACAGATATTTAACACAACCATTAATTGTAAGTGGTTTTGGACAAGGAATTTTAGGAACACCAACTACAAGAGTTTCAGGAAGAGCAGCGTATGAAAATGCATTTTCAGCTGAATCTGTTGCAAATGGAGCTCCAACAAAAGCAGATGTACCACTTGTTCAACCAGAAAAAGTAACTGCTTACGAATTAGGATATAGGGGATTGGTAAAAGCTGGCGAACAAAATATTACCGTAGATTTAAGTGGGTATTACAATAGTTATGAAGACTTTATTGCAGGGAAAAACGTAATCACTCCTTTTTATGGAACTGTAGGAGATAATTCACTTTCATTAGCTGCACTTCAAAATGGCGATTTTACAGTATTTCAAACATATACAAACTCTGCAGCCGATATCAATTCTTATGGAGTTTCAATTGGTTTGAATACCAAAATTTTCAAAGACTTTGATTTTGGATTGAATTATACCTATGCAAAATTTGATTTTGATCAATCAACTGATCCAGATTTTGAAGCAGGATTTAACACTCCAGAGCACAAAGTTAAAGTTCAGTTCGGAAACACAAACTTGTTCAAAAACTTCGGATTTAATATGAACCTAAGATGGCAAAACGCTTTCGTTTGGGAATCAACTTTCTTAGATGCTACAATTGATGGACGTACAGTTTTAGATGCTCAAATTAACTATAGCATTCCAAAATTAAAATCTGTAATCAAATTAGGAGGAGCTAACTTAGGAGGTCAAGAATATTTCAGTGCTCCTGGAGTTGGTGCAATTGGGTCTCAGTATTATATTTCTTGGACAATTAATAATTAA
- a CDS encoding G-D-S-L family lipolytic protein translates to MKNYKYIGLFLASLAIASCDVNNDLDEIPANLPAEVELNTNGLDFSKYVAIGASFTAGFTDNALFIAAQQNSFPNILASKFGTEFNQPMMNDNIGGLLFSGNVIQGPRLFFNGSGPAPLAAAPTTEVTSKVTGALHNFGIPGAKSFHLVAPGYGNLAGVPLGLANPYFARMSTSANATVIGDAMAQVPTFFTLSEVGGNDVLGYALSGGSGVNQTGNLNPATYGSSDITDPNVFAQVFSNMVTTLTSGGAKGVVATVPYITNLAHFTTVPHNPVPLDAATATAVNGAYAAYNAGLQAAYNALSGIPGLFTQEELNKRKINFSAGAGNAVVIVDEDLTDLGAINPAFAALPKYRQATAADLLVLPSSTFIGTTVGGNPQMINGVTVPLADRWVITPQEQTAIKTATDAYNTTITAIANSNPNVALVDFKAVLEEASAGIRFDGYTMTTRLVVGGLISLDGVHLTARGYALMANKILAAIDAKFGSNFTTATNGLAKAGNYPTNYSPALR, encoded by the coding sequence ATGAAAAATTATAAATATATAGGATTATTTCTAGCGTCATTAGCCATTGCTTCTTGTGATGTGAATAATGATTTAGATGAAATTCCAGCAAATCTTCCTGCAGAAGTTGAGTTAAATACAAACGGATTAGATTTTTCAAAATACGTTGCAATTGGCGCTTCTTTCACAGCAGGATTTACAGATAACGCACTTTTTATTGCTGCTCAGCAAAACTCATTTCCAAACATTTTAGCAAGCAAATTTGGCACAGAATTTAATCAACCAATGATGAATGATAACATTGGCGGATTACTTTTTTCAGGTAATGTCATTCAAGGACCAAGATTGTTTTTCAATGGCTCAGGTCCTGCTCCTTTAGCAGCAGCTCCAACTACCGAAGTTACTTCTAAAGTAACAGGTGCATTACATAATTTCGGAATTCCTGGTGCAAAAAGTTTTCATTTAGTGGCTCCAGGTTATGGAAATTTAGCAGGAGTACCTTTAGGTTTGGCAAATCCATATTTTGCGAGAATGTCAACAAGTGCAAATGCAACTGTTATAGGTGATGCAATGGCTCAAGTTCCTACATTCTTTACACTTTCTGAAGTCGGAGGAAATGATGTTTTAGGCTATGCACTTTCTGGTGGTTCAGGAGTAAATCAAACAGGAAACTTAAATCCAGCTACATATGGTAGTAGTGATATTACGGATCCAAATGTTTTTGCTCAAGTATTCAGCAATATGGTTACAACCTTAACTTCTGGAGGAGCAAAAGGAGTAGTTGCTACAGTTCCTTATATAACGAATTTAGCACACTTTACAACAGTTCCTCACAATCCAGTTCCTTTGGATGCAGCTACTGCAACAGCGGTTAATGGGGCGTATGCAGCATATAATGCAGGATTACAAGCAGCTTACAACGCTTTGTCTGGTATTCCAGGTTTGTTTACACAAGAGGAACTTAATAAAAGAAAAATTAATTTTTCAGCAGGTGCTGGAAATGCAGTAGTTATTGTTGATGAAGATTTAACAGATTTAGGGGCAATTAATCCTGCCTTTGCTGCATTACCAAAATATAGACAAGCAACAGCCGCAGATTTATTAGTTTTGCCAAGCTCTACTTTTATTGGAACGACTGTTGGAGGAAATCCTCAAATGATTAATGGAGTTACTGTGCCATTAGCTGATAGATGGGTAATTACACCTCAAGAACAAACAGCAATCAAAACGGCTACTGATGCCTACAATACTACAATTACTGCTATTGCAAATTCAAATCCAAATGTAGCTTTGGTTGATTTTAAAGCAGTTTTAGAAGAAGCTTCAGCTGGAATTCGTTTTGATGGTTATACAATGACAACAAGACTTGTTGTAGGAGGTTTAATCAGTTTGGATGGTGTACATTTAACTGCAAGAGGATATGCTTTAATGGCAAATAAAATTTTAGCAGCAATTGATGCTAAATTTGGCTCAAACTTTACTACAGCAACCAATGGTTTGGCGAAAGCAGGAAATTATCCAACAAACTATTCACCAGCTTTGAGATAA
- a CDS encoding aminotransferase class V-fold PLP-dependent enzyme, with amino-acid sequence MFDVAKIREDFPILKRFVNGKPLVYFDNAATSQTPQVVIDTIVDYYSNYNANIHRGVHALSQEATDKYEASRIKIQQHFNAKHSYEIIFTSGTTHAINLVAAGFSEILNPNDEIIVSALEHHSNIVPWQMLCEKTGAFLKVIPMTEAGTLDMTIYHRLLNKNTKLVFCNHVSNALGTVNPIKEIIDAAHKIGAAVLIDGAQATPHIKPDVQALDVDFYVASAHKLCGPTGVGMLYGKQAWLEKIPPYQGGGEMIETVTFQKTTYAGLPHKFEAGTPNICGGIAFGAALDYMNAVGFEQIAAYENELLKYATEELLKIEGLRIYGTAPEKTAVISFNVGAIHPYDIGTILDKLGIAVRTGQHCTQPIMDFYNIPGTVRASFSFYNTKEEIDVMITALKKAVMMLS; translated from the coding sequence ATGTTTGATGTTGCTAAAATTCGTGAAGATTTTCCCATTCTTAAAAGGTTTGTTAACGGAAAACCTTTGGTGTATTTTGACAATGCTGCTACGTCTCAAACTCCGCAAGTAGTTATTGATACTATTGTAGATTATTACAGCAATTACAACGCAAATATTCACAGAGGTGTGCATGCTTTGAGCCAAGAAGCTACTGATAAATATGAAGCTTCTCGTATCAAAATTCAGCAGCATTTCAATGCAAAACATTCGTATGAAATCATTTTTACTTCTGGCACAACTCATGCTATAAACTTGGTTGCAGCTGGATTTTCTGAGATTTTAAATCCGAATGATGAAATTATAGTTTCGGCTTTAGAGCATCATTCCAATATTGTTCCTTGGCAAATGTTGTGCGAAAAAACGGGCGCTTTTTTAAAAGTGATTCCAATGACTGAAGCAGGAACTTTAGACATGACTATTTATCATCGATTATTGAATAAAAACACCAAATTGGTTTTTTGCAATCACGTTTCTAACGCTTTAGGTACTGTAAATCCTATCAAAGAAATCATTGATGCCGCACATAAAATTGGAGCAGCAGTTTTGATTGATGGTGCACAAGCAACTCCACATATAAAACCTGATGTTCAAGCGTTGGATGTTGACTTTTATGTGGCCTCAGCGCATAAACTATGTGGACCAACAGGAGTTGGAATGTTGTATGGAAAACAAGCTTGGTTAGAGAAAATCCCTCCTTATCAAGGTGGAGGAGAAATGATAGAAACCGTAACTTTTCAAAAAACAACTTATGCAGGATTACCTCATAAATTTGAAGCTGGAACGCCCAATATTTGTGGAGGAATTGCTTTTGGAGCTGCTTTAGATTATATGAATGCTGTTGGATTTGAACAAATTGCAGCCTACGAAAATGAGCTTTTAAAGTATGCTACTGAAGAATTATTGAAGATTGAAGGACTCAGAATTTACGGAACAGCACCTGAAAAAACAGCCGTAATTTCATTCAATGTTGGAGCGATTCATCCTTATGATATTGGTACAATTTTAGACAAATTAGGCATTGCTGTTAGAACAGGACAGCATTGTACACAACCCATTATGGACTTTTATAATATTCCTGGAACTGTAAGAGCATCTTTCTCTTTTTACAATACCAAAGAAGAAATTGATGTGATGATTACTGCGTTGAAAAAAGCAGTGATGATGCTTTCTTAG